The region CTTAGTCGTTACCGCCAATATCGTGAAAAAAGATCTGATCCGCGATCCCGGCCTGCACCGCTCGATGTTTGCTAACGGCTTGTCCACCATGATCTCCGGTTTCTTCGGTTCCACGCCAAACACCACTTACGGTGAGAACATCGGCGTGATGGCGATTACCCGCGTATACAGCACCTGGGTGATTGGCGGGGCGGCGATCTTCGCGATTCTGCTCTCTTGCGTCGGTAAACTGGCGGCCGCGATTCAGGCGATCCCGGTACCGGTAATGGGGGGTGTTTCTCTGTTGTTGTACGGGGTGATCGGGGCTTCCGGTATTCGCGTATTGATTGAATCTAAAGTGGATTACAACAAAGCACAGAATCTGATCCTGACCTCGGTGATCCTGATCATCGGCGTCAGCGGCGCGAAAGTGCATATCGGCGCTGCAGAACTGAAAGGCATGGCGCTGGCCACTATCGTTGGCGTCGCGTTGGCACTGATTTTCCGCGTAATCAATCTGTTACGGCCCGAGGAAGTGGTACTGGATGCCGAAGAAAAGCGCGAAAGTTAATGCGCTTTGCCGGGCAGGGAAGCCTGGTTCATCTCTTGCAAGGATCGTGATAAACTTGCGCCGTTTTCTGCCTGCTCATCCGTTGAGGTACTTCTGAACACGCCGGCACAGCTTTCACTGCCACTCTATTTACCCGATGATGAAACCTTTGCCAGTTTCTGGCCGGGGGAAAATCCGTCTTTGCTGGCGGCGCTGCAAGGCGCACTTTCTCAGCAGCACGGCAGCTATCTCTATTTCTGGTCACGCGAAGGCGGCGGCCGCAGCCACCTGTTACACGCGGCCTGCGCAGAGATGTCGGCGCGTGGTGAAGCGGTAGGCTATGTTCCGCTGGATAAGCGCACCTGGTTCGTGCCGGAAGTGTTGGATGGCATGGAGAATCTGGCGCTGGTGTGTATCGATAATATCGAATGCATTGCCGGTGATGCGGAGTGGGAGATGGCGATTTTCGATCTCTACAATCGCATTCTTGAAATCGGCAAAACGCGTTTGTTGATCACTGGCGATCGTCCTCCGCGTCAGCTCAATCTTGCACTGCCCGATCTTGCATCACGTCTCGACTGGGGCCAGATTTATCGCTTACAACCGCTTTCTGATGAAGACAAACTCCAGGCGATGCAGTTGCGTGCGGGGTTGCGTGGTTTTGAGTTACCGGAAGATGTCGGGCGCTTCCTGCTGAAACGCCTCGACCGCGAAATGCGCACGCTGTTTGATACGCTTGATCGATTGGATCGCGCCTCTATCAGCGCGCAACGCAAGCTCACCATTCCCTTTGTGAAAGAAGCGCTGGGGCTTTAAATAATCTCCAGCACCGCTTCAGGTGGACGACCAATACGCGCCTGGTCACCGTTGATCACGATGGGGCGTTCAATCAGTTTGGGATTGTCCACCATCGCCTGGAGCAACTGCTCTTCACTCAACTGCACGTCGGCCAAATTCAGCTCTTTATAAAGGTCTTCTTTACGGCGCATCAGGTCGCGCGCACTGCTCATGCCTAGCTGCCGCAGCAGTTTTTTCAGCGTCTGCATGTCAGGCGGTGTCTCAAGATACAGCACCACATCAGGTTCAATGCCTTTATCCTGCAGCAGCGCCAGGGTTTCGCGGCTCTTGCTGCAACGCGGGTTGTGATAAATGCTCACCATTATTTTTATCCTTTCTGATACTGACGGAACCGCTTCTGCAGTTCGCGGAACTGATCGATGCGTGCATCGTAACGTGCCTGTTTCAGGCTGCCGAGTGGCACCTGGGCGCTGGCACTGCTCAGGGTGGTGATCGCCTGATCGAGCTGGCCATTGAGTGCTAATCCTTCCGCTCGTGCCGACAACTCCTCATCCCGTAATCCCTGTGCTGCCGAGGCTTGTGCCAGCAAATCCCAGGCATTGACGTCATCAGGGTGGGCAAAGGTATAACGATTGAGGATGCGCGTGGCGTTAGCGGGCTGTTTCGCCTCGACATAAGCGTTAGCGAGGTTGAGCTGTAGCACCGGATTGGTGCTGCTACCTTTGGCACTGGTTAGCATGTTGATCGCCTGCTGAGGCTGGTTCAGACCGATGTCGATATCCGTCATGATATCCAGCAACCAGACGTTATCCGGCTGTTTCGCCAGCATCGGGGTGATGATTTTTTTTGCACTGTCGAAGCTTTTCGCCTGCAGGAACTGCACTGCTTTGCCATATTGCGATGCCATCTGCTCGCGCGAATTGCCTTTAGCGTATTCATTCAACAGATCATCGGTCAGCTGATTACGGCCTGTGGCATACATACCCAACGAGCGCACCTTCGCCATATAGAAGCCTTCAGATGACTGAACCACCACCGGGCGCATCTGGTTGGCACGGTTACGCGCATCGGCTAAACGGCTATCCGGTAAGGGGTGAGTGAGCAAAATTTCCGGGGGTTTAGAAGAGAAGCGGCTTTGATCGGCGAGCTTTTGCAGGAAACTCGGCATCGCCTGCGGATCGAAACCGGCGCGTTGCAGCACCTGAATGCCGATGCGGTCAGCTTCCTGCTCGTTGGCTTGAGTGAAGCTGATCATGCCCTGCTGCGTGCCCGCCAACGTACCGGTCAATGCTGCCATCCCGGCTTGTGGGCTGGCTATGGCGAGCAGAATCGACCCCAATGCACCCACCCAGGTGAGCGGCGCATTACGCTTCTGCTCTTCCATCGCACGTGCCAGATGACGTTGGGTGACGTGGGAAATTTCGTGCGCCATCACCGACGCCAGTTGGCTTTCGTTATCGGTGTAGCGGAACAATGATGAATGCAGCACGACGTTGCCGCCGAAAAAGGCGAAAGCGTTAAGTTCGTCATTCTGAATGAGAAAGAA is a window of Pantoea rwandensis DNA encoding:
- the hda gene encoding DnaA inactivator Hda, encoding MNTPAQLSLPLYLPDDETFASFWPGENPSLLAALQGALSQQHGSYLYFWSREGGGRSHLLHAACAEMSARGEAVGYVPLDKRTWFVPEVLDGMENLALVCIDNIECIAGDAEWEMAIFDLYNRILEIGKTRLLITGDRPPRQLNLALPDLASRLDWGQIYRLQPLSDEDKLQAMQLRAGLRGFELPEDVGRFLLKRLDREMRTLFDTLDRLDRASISAQRKLTIPFVKEALGL
- the arsC gene encoding arsenate reductase (glutaredoxin) (This arsenate reductase requires both glutathione and glutaredoxin to convert arsenate to arsenite, after which the efflux transporter formed by ArsA and ArsB can extrude the arsenite from the cell, providing resistance.), whose translation is MVSIYHNPRCSKSRETLALLQDKGIEPDVVLYLETPPDMQTLKKLLRQLGMSSARDLMRRKEDLYKELNLADVQLSEEQLLQAMVDNPKLIERPIVINGDQARIGRPPEAVLEII
- a CDS encoding beta-barrel assembly-enhancing protease, which produces MFNRLKKSVLAALIPTLLLTPALSVRADVSDNLPDMGTTAGSTLSINQELQIGDFYVRQLRASAPLINDPLLNQYINELGQRLVAHANSVRTPFHFFLIQNDELNAFAFFGGNVVLHSSLFRYTDNESQLASVMAHEISHVTQRHLARAMEEQKRNAPLTWVGALGSILLAIASPQAGMAALTGTLAGTQQGMISFTQANEQEADRIGIQVLQRAGFDPQAMPSFLQKLADQSRFSSKPPEILLTHPLPDSRLADARNRANQMRPVVVQSSEGFYMAKVRSLGMYATGRNQLTDDLLNEYAKGNSREQMASQYGKAVQFLQAKSFDSAKKIITPMLAKQPDNVWLLDIMTDIDIGLNQPQQAINMLTSAKGSSTNPVLQLNLANAYVEAKQPANATRILNRYTFAHPDDVNAWDLLAQASAAQGLRDEELSARAEGLALNGQLDQAITTLSSASAQVPLGSLKQARYDARIDQFRELQKRFRQYQKG